Proteins from a genomic interval of Schistosoma mansoni strain Puerto Rico chromosome 2, complete genome:
- a CDS encoding putative topbp1: MDEIIFVNEPPSSLLNAAFNAVSEYENICPKRLSSCEVIKLYPLKPSKDVCFVLARFDGECYDHLRSLGVSIYGPQVILHYVRENKPLPNLPYPLFSTALLNATATVTSVTGAQRKQIFDSIQMLHGSVSRDLTDNVNVIVTAKVGSKKYLVGASRNLHILLPDWITEAWRLSEIQDPIDMMLGIYTEKYRVPIFSQLVICVSGLSVEERKEVSDLVSKHGGKYSGVMKIGETTHLVTRQASGTKYVHAKKWKIQIISIKWLIDSVDKGYALDEEDYRVDQAKTKSSTPTPNTQQNEISFDNISAISYVGAASKVDETRSVCFRESAQVVSIQSGSSILSGCSIRFSDCKKDEVHLYSSIVRELGGKLCTELFDQVTEMLTHVVVGSIPSSNNMSREKGVKYIKGAWLLACRDSKVRIPEDEYLIPEINENFQRLEDEVDVTSTNIDAADFQLINQYFTGGLADDEFQDEAVETRGVIQGFDKTSIRPEIADEVKHPEASEISHLGGCFSNLVFSFHKELSDADIIKCTDIIKTAGGCISDNEHNVNFLVTPFFVTNLPLISSCEFVTVGWISYCIHEKSLCLQEIRKECAFKPVLHKPGPPPLSGCVISLSGFVGNDRGLLTSYAQALGAVVQECFLRKSVASRNLAASTHLVAAKPDGRKWPAAQQWGLPAVSRLWLYKCAETWSLVNECEFPVYDTSKDSRISNNEDLTVISEEVKVRECGMLKNIPSFRKSASGKTTENPEYNLALSNLAETMQTPDWLQDFREGRSSKLNSSLHSLSYSYKPSPTFSVQVSRCLKNAVQETSALPKRKLELSDDEEDSLCLRGVVICVAKHLSSRQVELNDIVKKLGGDFKWTYNPEVCTHMISETSPDDTLPPSTPSTIPVTPSTCPEGQLVYADVAAAKQDGKYLVNPKWLTSCMVACCRLPESDFPPTCLDGKTSVSTSPVEPQPKAARVASLNLFGDINRRLGMMIAGNKTNCFQNGFKNNFKENMDPTTNTDGSHQQFLNKEDQNLENGEFIDSQFPSVPTGHRRLRRNPRRSNYSTTNRSDTTITSHESKSNNDNDNDRSKVGNSNNLNNNVDLVQPGQMIMVRWKYEDDTPHQTTTTTTTTSTDLVISKANCEKNQSENKIEQTLLRENITQKSDNQSSFKSPIQKQQQPQQPDCLSPKRNYIISFTGLSLEERDRYAEIVERLGGEVDNLTTLSEKTTHLIVYAPTRSEKCLICLASGKWMLHKSYLDACSRESCWVDEAAYEWGGPGTEPLLMQLSPFPCPPGGPTLSHQQKAAQIRDLARSARRWRLSGGKAFHNWKVIFGPGCDKESSFRRIIEAGGGKVLSSSPPYPPAHEVTHAFVKINNNSAIIPSTLPRNYSWLRIDYLCSYLSSGEEISKSEFTL, from the exons ATGGACGAGATTATTTTTGTCAACGAACCTCCCAGTTCACTATTAAACGCTGCATTTAATGCTGTTTCCgaatatgaaaatatttgtcCGAAACGTCTAAGTTCTTGTGAAGTCATTAAGCTATATCCATTGAAGCCTTCTAAAGACGTTTGTTTTGTGCTTGCCCGCTTTGACGGTGAGTGTTACGACCATCTTCGGTCACTTGGAGTATCAATTTATGGGCCACAAGTCATTCTTCATTACGTAAGAGAGAACAAGCCGTTACCAAATCTTCCGTATCCCCTGTTTTCGACGGCCCTCCTTAATGCCACTGCCACAGTTACATCCGTAACTGGAGCCCAGAGGAAGCAAATATTCGATTCAATACAAATGTTGCATGGTTCTGTGTCACGAGACTTAACAGATAACGTGAATGTCATAGTTACGGCCAAGGTTGGTTCCAAAAAATACTTGGTGGGCGCTAGCAGAAATCTCCATATTTTGCTTCCTGACTGGATTACGGAGGCCTGGCGTCTTTCAGAGATTCAAGATCCTATAGATATGATGTTAGGGATTTACACTGAGAAGTATCGCGTCCCAATCTTTTCTCAGCTTGTTATCTGTGTTTCAGGTCTGTCTGTAGAGGAGCGTAAAGAGGTATCTGATTTAGTCTCCAAACATGGGGGGAAATACTCAGGTGTAATGAAAATAGGTGAGACGACGCATTTAGTAACTCGGCAAGCATCAGGAACAAAATATGTTCATGCTAAAAAGTGGAAGATACAGATAATAAGTATCAAGTGGCTTATCGACTCAGTAGATAAAGGATATGCTCTTGATGAGGAGGATTATCGAGTAGACCAAGCTAAGACAAAATCTTCAACACCAACTCCAAACacacaacaaaatgaaatctCCTTCGACAATATATCAGCGATTAGTTATGTTGGTGCTGCTTCTAAGGTTGATGAAACTCGAAGTGTATGTTTCAGAGAGAGTGCGCAAGTTGTTAGTATTCAAAGTGGTAGTTCTATCCTTTCTGGTTGTTCAATTAGATTCTCTGATTGCAAAAAAGATGAGGTTCATTTGTACTCGTCAATTGTTAGGGAGTTAGGTGGAAAATTATGCACAGAATTGTTTGACCAAGTTACAGAAATGCTAACTCACGTTGTTGTTGGAAGTATTCCTAGCTCCAATAATATGTCGAGAGAAAAAGGTGTTAAATACATCAAGGGAGCGTGGCTACTTGCATGTCGGGATTCAAAAGTTCGTATTCCGGAGGATGAATATCTCATTCCCGAAATAAACGAAAACTTTCAAAGGCTTGAGGATGAAGTTGACGTTACTTCAACAAATATAGATGCAGCTGACTTCCAGTTAATTAACCAGTATTTTACAGGTGGTCTAGCAGATGATGAATTTCAGGATGAAGCTGTTGAAACAAGAGGGGTTATCCAAGGTTTTGATAAAACTTCAATCAGACCTGAAATCGCCGACGAGGTTAAGCACCCAGAGGCTTCTGAAATATCTCATCTTGGTGGGTGCTTTTCAAACCTTGTATTCTCTTTTCACAAAGAATTAAGTGATGCAGATATTATCAAATGTACTGACATAATTAAAACAGCTGGAGGTTGTATCTCCGACAATGAACATAATGTGAATTTCTTAGTTACTCCATTTTTCGTCACCAACCTTCCTCTTATTAGTTCTTGTGAATTTGTTACTGTCGGGTGGATTTCGTATTGTATTCATGAAAAGAGTCTTTGTTTGCAGGAAATCAGGAAAGAATGTGCATTTAAACCTGTGTTACATAAACCAGGCCCACCACCGTTATCTGGATGCGTCATTTCACTAAGCGGTTTTGTAGGCAATGATAGGGGTTTATTAACTTCATATGCTCAAGCTCTTGGGGCTGTTGTCCAGGAATGCTTCTTACGCAAGTCAGTAGCATCTAGGAATCTCGCCGCCAGTACTCATCTGGTTGCAGCTAAACCAGATGGGCGGAAGTGGCCTGCTGCTCAACAATGGGGTCTTCCGGCTGTCAGTCGTCTTTGGCTTTATAAATGTGCTGAGACTTGGAGTTTAGTTAATGAATGCGAATTCCCAGTATACGATACAAGTAAGGATTCTAGAATCAGTAATAACGAAGATTTAACTGTAATTTCCGAAGAAGTAAAGGTCAGAGAGTGTGGCATGTTGAAAAATATTCCTAGTTTTCGTAAATCAGCTAGTGGTAAAACTACTGAGAATCCCGAATATAACCTGGCACTTAGTAACCTAGCAGAAACAATGCAAACCcctgactggcttcaagatttTCGCGAAGGTCgttcatcaaaattaaattcgTCACTTCATTCTTTAAGTTATTCATACAAACCGTCTCCAACTTTTTCTGTGCAAGTGTCCAGATGCCTGAAAAATGCAGTCCAAGAAACATCAGCGCTACCCAAAAGAAAGTTGGAACTTTCAG ATGACGAAGAGGATAGCTTGTGCTTACGAGGAGTAGTAATATGTGTGGCGAAACACTTAAGTTCTCGCCAAGTGGAGCTAAATGATATTGTGAAAAAACTGGGTGGAGATTTCAAGTGGACTTACAATCCTGAA GTTTGTACACATATGATCTCTGAAACTTCACCTGATGACACTTTACCCCCATCAACACCATCCACTATACCAGTTACACCTAGTACCTGTCCAGAAGGCCAACTTGTTTATGCCGATGTTGCTGCTGCCAAGCAAGATGGGAAATATCTGGTCAATCCGAAATGGTTAACCTCATGTATGGTAGCCTGTTGTAGATTACCTGAGAGTGATTTCCCTCCTACATGTTTGGATGGAAAAACATCTGTTAGCACATCTCCAGTAGAACCACAACCAAAAGCAGCACGAGTTG CTTCTTTAAATCTTTTCGGAGATATTAATCGTCGATTGGGAATGATGATTGCTGGGAATAAAACTAATTGCTTTCAGAAtggatttaaaaataatttcaagGAAAATATGGATCCGACTACCAACACCGATGGTAGTCATCAACAGTTTTTAAATAAGGAAGACCAAAATTTGGAAAATGGAGAGTTTATAGATTCTCAATTCCCATCAGTTCCTACGGGTCATAGACGTCTTAGACGAAATCCTCGTCGTAGCAATTATTCAACTACTAATCGTTCAGATACTACTATAACTTCTCATGAGTCCAAATCGAAcaacgataatgataatgatagatCAAAGGTAGGGAACTCAAACAATCtaaataataatgttgatttgGTACAACCTGGCCAAATGATCATG GTTCGGTGGAAGTACGAAGATGACACTCCACATCAGACGAcgacaacgacaacaacaactagCACTGATCTTGTAATTTCAAAAGCAAACTGCGAAAAGAATCAGtctgaaaataaaattgaacagACATTATTAAGAGAGAATATTACACAAAA ATCAGATAATCAATCATCGTTCAAATCACCGatacaaaaacaacaacagccACAACAACCTGATTGCCTATCACCTAAACGAAACTATATAATCTCTTTCACTGGCCTGTCATTAGAAGAACGAGATCGCTATGCTGAAATTGTAGAGCGACTAGGTGGAGAAGTAGATAATCTGACTACGTTAAGCGAGAAAACTACACATCTAATTGTGTATGCACCAA cACGAAGCGAAAAATGCCTTATCTGTCTCGCTTCTGGCAAGTGGATGTTGCACAAATCCTACTTAGACGCATGCTCACGGGAATCCTGTTGGGTTGATGAAGCAGCATATGAGTGGGGTGGTCCTGGTACTGAGCCCTTATTGATGCAGTTAAGTCCGTTTCCTTGTCCACCCGGTGGTCCTACATTATCACATCAACAGAAAGCTGCTCAGATTAGAGATCTAGCTAGATCTGCACGTCGTTGGCGGTTGTCTGGAGGCAAAGCATTTCATAATTGGAAGGTTATTTTTGGACCTGGTTGTGATAAAGAAAGTAGTTTTAGACGTATTATCGAAGCTGGTGGAGGAAAA GTATTATCAAGCAGTCCACCCTATCCTCCTGCTCATGAAGTTACTCATGcatttgttaaaataaataataattctgCCATCATACCTTCCACTTTACCGCGTAACTACTCATGGCTGCGCATAGATTATCTTTGTTCCTATTTAAGTTCTGGTGAAGAAATCTCAAAATCAGAATTCACTCTTTAA
- a CDS encoding putative topbp1: MDEIIFVNEPPSSLLNAAFNAVSEYENICPKRLSSCEVIKLYPLKPSKDVCFVLARFDGECYDHLRSLGVSIYGPQVILHYVRENKPLPNLPYPLFSTALLNATATVTSVTGAQRKQIFDSIQMLHGSVSRDLTDNVNVIVTAKVGSKKYLVGASRNLHILLPDWITEAWRLSEIQDPIDMMLGIYTEKYRVPIFSQLVICVSGLSVEERKEVSDLVSKHGGKYSGVMKIGETTHLVTRQASGTKYVHAKKWKIQIISIKWLIDSVDKGYALDEEDYRVDQAKTKSSTPTPNTQQNEISFDNISAISYVGAASKVDETRSVCFRESAQVVSIQSGSSILSGCSIRFSDCKKDEVHLYSSIVRELGGKLCTELFDQVTEMLTHVVVGSIPSSNNMSREKGVKYIKGAWLLACRDSKVRIPEDEYLIPEINENFQRLEDEVDVTSTNIDAADFQLINQYFTGGLADDEFQDEAVETRGVIQGFDKTSIRPEIADEVKHPEASEISHLGGCFSNLVFSFHKELSDADIIKCTDIIKTAGGCISDNEHNVNFLVTPFFVTNLPLISSCEFVTVGWISYCIHEKSLCLQEIRKECAFKPVLHKPGPPPLSGCVISLSGFVGNDRGLLTSYAQALGAVVQECFLRKSVASRNLAASTHLVAAKPDGRKWPAAQQWGLPAVSRLWLYKCAETWSLVNECEFPVYDTSKDSRISNNEDLTVISEEVKVRECGMLKNIPSFRKSASGKTTENPEYNLALSNLAETMQTPDWLQDFREGRSSKLNSSLHSLSYSYKPSPTFSVQVSRCLKNAVQETSALPKRKLELSDDEEDSLCLRGVVICVAKHLSSRQVELNDIVKKLGGDFKWTYNPEVCTHMISETSPDDTLPPSTPSTIPVTPSTCPEGQLVYADVAAAKQDGKYLVNPKWLTSCMVACCRLPESDFPPTCLDGKTSVSTSPVEPQPKAARVASLNLFGDINRRLGMMIAGNKTNCFQNGFKNNFKENMDPTTNTDGSHQQFLNKEDQNLENGEFIDSQFPSVPTGHRRLRRNPRRSNYSTTNRSDTTITSHESKSNNDNDNDRSKVGNSNNLNNNVDLVQPGQMIMVRWKYEDDTPHQTTTTTTTTSTDLVISKANCEKNQSENKIEQTLLRENITQKSDNQSSFKSPIQKQQQPQQPDCLSPKRNYIISFTGLSLEERDRYAEIVERLGGEVDNLTTLSEKTTHLIVTKRKMPYLSRFWQVDVAQILLRRMLTGILLG, from the exons ATGGACGAGATTATTTTTGTCAACGAACCTCCCAGTTCACTATTAAACGCTGCATTTAATGCTGTTTCCgaatatgaaaatatttgtcCGAAACGTCTAAGTTCTTGTGAAGTCATTAAGCTATATCCATTGAAGCCTTCTAAAGACGTTTGTTTTGTGCTTGCCCGCTTTGACGGTGAGTGTTACGACCATCTTCGGTCACTTGGAGTATCAATTTATGGGCCACAAGTCATTCTTCATTACGTAAGAGAGAACAAGCCGTTACCAAATCTTCCGTATCCCCTGTTTTCGACGGCCCTCCTTAATGCCACTGCCACAGTTACATCCGTAACTGGAGCCCAGAGGAAGCAAATATTCGATTCAATACAAATGTTGCATGGTTCTGTGTCACGAGACTTAACAGATAACGTGAATGTCATAGTTACGGCCAAGGTTGGTTCCAAAAAATACTTGGTGGGCGCTAGCAGAAATCTCCATATTTTGCTTCCTGACTGGATTACGGAGGCCTGGCGTCTTTCAGAGATTCAAGATCCTATAGATATGATGTTAGGGATTTACACTGAGAAGTATCGCGTCCCAATCTTTTCTCAGCTTGTTATCTGTGTTTCAGGTCTGTCTGTAGAGGAGCGTAAAGAGGTATCTGATTTAGTCTCCAAACATGGGGGGAAATACTCAGGTGTAATGAAAATAGGTGAGACGACGCATTTAGTAACTCGGCAAGCATCAGGAACAAAATATGTTCATGCTAAAAAGTGGAAGATACAGATAATAAGTATCAAGTGGCTTATCGACTCAGTAGATAAAGGATATGCTCTTGATGAGGAGGATTATCGAGTAGACCAAGCTAAGACAAAATCTTCAACACCAACTCCAAACacacaacaaaatgaaatctCCTTCGACAATATATCAGCGATTAGTTATGTTGGTGCTGCTTCTAAGGTTGATGAAACTCGAAGTGTATGTTTCAGAGAGAGTGCGCAAGTTGTTAGTATTCAAAGTGGTAGTTCTATCCTTTCTGGTTGTTCAATTAGATTCTCTGATTGCAAAAAAGATGAGGTTCATTTGTACTCGTCAATTGTTAGGGAGTTAGGTGGAAAATTATGCACAGAATTGTTTGACCAAGTTACAGAAATGCTAACTCACGTTGTTGTTGGAAGTATTCCTAGCTCCAATAATATGTCGAGAGAAAAAGGTGTTAAATACATCAAGGGAGCGTGGCTACTTGCATGTCGGGATTCAAAAGTTCGTATTCCGGAGGATGAATATCTCATTCCCGAAATAAACGAAAACTTTCAAAGGCTTGAGGATGAAGTTGACGTTACTTCAACAAATATAGATGCAGCTGACTTCCAGTTAATTAACCAGTATTTTACAGGTGGTCTAGCAGATGATGAATTTCAGGATGAAGCTGTTGAAACAAGAGGGGTTATCCAAGGTTTTGATAAAACTTCAATCAGACCTGAAATCGCCGACGAGGTTAAGCACCCAGAGGCTTCTGAAATATCTCATCTTGGTGGGTGCTTTTCAAACCTTGTATTCTCTTTTCACAAAGAATTAAGTGATGCAGATATTATCAAATGTACTGACATAATTAAAACAGCTGGAGGTTGTATCTCCGACAATGAACATAATGTGAATTTCTTAGTTACTCCATTTTTCGTCACCAACCTTCCTCTTATTAGTTCTTGTGAATTTGTTACTGTCGGGTGGATTTCGTATTGTATTCATGAAAAGAGTCTTTGTTTGCAGGAAATCAGGAAAGAATGTGCATTTAAACCTGTGTTACATAAACCAGGCCCACCACCGTTATCTGGATGCGTCATTTCACTAAGCGGTTTTGTAGGCAATGATAGGGGTTTATTAACTTCATATGCTCAAGCTCTTGGGGCTGTTGTCCAGGAATGCTTCTTACGCAAGTCAGTAGCATCTAGGAATCTCGCCGCCAGTACTCATCTGGTTGCAGCTAAACCAGATGGGCGGAAGTGGCCTGCTGCTCAACAATGGGGTCTTCCGGCTGTCAGTCGTCTTTGGCTTTATAAATGTGCTGAGACTTGGAGTTTAGTTAATGAATGCGAATTCCCAGTATACGATACAAGTAAGGATTCTAGAATCAGTAATAACGAAGATTTAACTGTAATTTCCGAAGAAGTAAAGGTCAGAGAGTGTGGCATGTTGAAAAATATTCCTAGTTTTCGTAAATCAGCTAGTGGTAAAACTACTGAGAATCCCGAATATAACCTGGCACTTAGTAACCTAGCAGAAACAATGCAAACCcctgactggcttcaagatttTCGCGAAGGTCgttcatcaaaattaaattcgTCACTTCATTCTTTAAGTTATTCATACAAACCGTCTCCAACTTTTTCTGTGCAAGTGTCCAGATGCCTGAAAAATGCAGTCCAAGAAACATCAGCGCTACCCAAAAGAAAGTTGGAACTTTCAG ATGACGAAGAGGATAGCTTGTGCTTACGAGGAGTAGTAATATGTGTGGCGAAACACTTAAGTTCTCGCCAAGTGGAGCTAAATGATATTGTGAAAAAACTGGGTGGAGATTTCAAGTGGACTTACAATCCTGAA GTTTGTACACATATGATCTCTGAAACTTCACCTGATGACACTTTACCCCCATCAACACCATCCACTATACCAGTTACACCTAGTACCTGTCCAGAAGGCCAACTTGTTTATGCCGATGTTGCTGCTGCCAAGCAAGATGGGAAATATCTGGTCAATCCGAAATGGTTAACCTCATGTATGGTAGCCTGTTGTAGATTACCTGAGAGTGATTTCCCTCCTACATGTTTGGATGGAAAAACATCTGTTAGCACATCTCCAGTAGAACCACAACCAAAAGCAGCACGAGTTG CTTCTTTAAATCTTTTCGGAGATATTAATCGTCGATTGGGAATGATGATTGCTGGGAATAAAACTAATTGCTTTCAGAAtggatttaaaaataatttcaagGAAAATATGGATCCGACTACCAACACCGATGGTAGTCATCAACAGTTTTTAAATAAGGAAGACCAAAATTTGGAAAATGGAGAGTTTATAGATTCTCAATTCCCATCAGTTCCTACGGGTCATAGACGTCTTAGACGAAATCCTCGTCGTAGCAATTATTCAACTACTAATCGTTCAGATACTACTATAACTTCTCATGAGTCCAAATCGAAcaacgataatgataatgatagatCAAAGGTAGGGAACTCAAACAATCtaaataataatgttgatttgGTACAACCTGGCCAAATGATCATG GTTCGGTGGAAGTACGAAGATGACACTCCACATCAGACGAcgacaacgacaacaacaactagCACTGATCTTGTAATTTCAAAAGCAAACTGCGAAAAGAATCAGtctgaaaataaaattgaacagACATTATTAAGAGAGAATATTACACAAAA ATCAGATAATCAATCATCGTTCAAATCACCGatacaaaaacaacaacagccACAACAACCTGATTGCCTATCACCTAAACGAAACTATATAATCTCTTTCACTGGCCTGTCATTAGAAGAACGAGATCGCTATGCTGAAATTGTAGAGCGACTAGGTGGAGAAGTAGATAATCTGACTACGTTAAGCGAGAAAACTACACATCTAATTGT cACGAAGCGAAAAATGCCTTATCTGTCTCGCTTCTGGCAAGTGGATGTTGCACAAATCCTACTTAGACGCATGCTCACGGGAATCCTGTTGGGTTGA